In Sciurus carolinensis chromosome 17, mSciCar1.2, whole genome shotgun sequence, one genomic interval encodes:
- the Nek4 gene encoding serine/threonine-protein kinase Nek4 isoform X1, which translates to MPLAAYCYVRVVGKGSYGEVTLVKHRRDGRQYVIKKLNLRNASSRERRAAEQEAQLLSQLKHPNIVTYKESWEGGDGLLYIVMGFCEGGDLYRKLKEQKGQLLPESQVVEWFVQIAMALQYLHEKHILHRDLKTQNVFLTRTNIIKVGDLGIARVLENHCDMASTLIGTPYYMSPELFSNRPYNYKSDVWALGCCVYEMATLKHAFNAKDMNSLVYRIIEGKLPPMPRVYSPELAELIRTMLSKRPEERPSVRSILRQPYIKRQISVFLEATKAKTSKNNIKNGDSKSKPVTTVVSRKAESNHEVIHLQPHSAEDSKTYVMSEDKCLLQKKPVVIDPLKPPAGLKDHTGKLDMSNTAESLATISRVNIDILPAERRDSMNDGLVQKNQPRLLDVSSEHEGKGSISQVKEESLQDNAKSTAHPESPIPTLSSDSGSGEGSEPVKLLQPLNKDSKPKDQDQLGGECIMEKQGTIHAGLQPHNSGSEPSLSRHRRQKKREQTEHSGGKSQFQQAPPQLLPSHPTVGKVAIISTQQNAVNQSRMVTGSVSSSRSSEMLSKICGNPQEYIYTEKKKDRPLSARERRRLKQSQEEMFPSGEGPSVRPSLSAPGPGKLQQESQPIPARQFSSDCSITQVPCTLQRGKLDMSACGNPNTERKLIHCLSEDELSSSTSSTDKSDGDSREGKSHTNEMSDLVQLMTETLKLDSKESCEDLPSPNPVSEFKLHRKYRDTLVLHGKVAEETEELQFKELPSAVMPGSEKIRRIVEVLRADVIRGLGVQLLEQVYDLLEEEDELEREVRLQEHMGEKYTTYSVKARQLKFFEENVKF; encoded by the exons ATGCCCCTGGCCGCCTACTGCTACGTGCGTGTCGTGGGCAAAGGCAGCTACGGGGAGGTGACGCTCGTGAAACACCGGCGGGACGGCAGGCAG TATGTCATCAAAAAACTGAACCTCCGAAACGCCTCCAGCCGAGAGCGGCGAGCTGCTGAACAGGAAGCTCAGCTCTTGTCTCAACTGAAGCACCCCAACATTGTCACCTACAAAGAGTCATGGGAGGGAGGAGATGGCCTGCTCTACATTGTCATGGGCTTCTGTGAAGGAGGTGATCTGTACCGGAAGCTCAAGGAGCAAAAAGGGCAACTTCTGCCTGAGAGTCAGGTGGTAGAATGGTTTGTACAGATCGCCATGGCTTTGCAG TATTTACATGAGAAACACATCCTTCATCGAGATCTGAAAACTCAAAATGTCTTTCTAACAAGAACAAACATCATCAAAGTGGGTGATCTAGGAATTGCTCGCGTGTTAGAAAACCACTGTGACATGGCAAGCACCCTCATTGGCACACCCTATTATATGAGCCCTGAATTGTTCTCAAACAGGCCCTACAACTATAAG TCTGATGTTTGGGCTTTGGGATGCTGTGTCTATGAAATGGCTACCCTGAAGCATGCTTTCAATGCAAAAGACATGAATTCTTTAGTTTATCGGATTATTGAAGGAAAG ctgCCACCAATGCCAAGAGTTTATAGCCCAGAGCTGGCAGAACTGATCAGAACAATGCTGAGCAAAAGACCTGAAGAAAGACCCTCTGTGAGGAGCATCCTGAGGCAACCTTATATAAAACGCCAAATCTCTGTGTTTTTGGAGGCTACGAAAGC AAAAACCtccaaaaataacattaaaaatggtGACTCTAAATCCAAGCCTGTTACTACCGTGGTTTCCAGGAAGGCAGAATCAAATCATGAAGTAATCCATCTCCAACCACATTCTGCTGAGGATTCCAAGACATATGTAATg AGTGAAGATAAATGTTTGTTGCAAAAGAAACCAGTGGTCATTGATCCCTTGAAACCACCTGCTGGTCTGAAAGACCACACTGGCAAACTGGACATGAGCAATACTGCAGAGTCACTAGCCACAATCAGTAGGGTAAATATTGACATCTTACCTGCAGAAAGAAGAGACTCCATGAATGATGGCCTAGTTCAGAAGAATCAACCAAGACTCTTAGATGTCTCTAGTGAGCATGAAGGTAAAGGCAGTATTTCTCAAGTGAAGGAGGAAAGTCTTCAGGATAATGCTAAATCTACTGCTCATCCTGAAAGCCCGATTCCCACATTGTCCTCTGATAGTGGCAGTGGGGAAGGGAGTGAACCAGTGAAGCTGTTGCAGCCTCTAAACAAAGACTCAAAGCCAAAGGACCAG GATCAACTTGGTGGTGAATGTATTATGGAGAAACAGGGCACAATCCATGCAGGTTTACAGCCACACAACTCTGGATCTGAACCTTCCCTGTCTCGACATCGAcggcagaagaaaagagaacagacTGAACACAGTGGGGGAAAGAGCCAG TTCCAACAGGCACCTCCTCAACTTTTGCCTTCTCATCCCACTGTTGGAAAAGTGGCTATCATATCAACACAACAAAATGCTGTAAACCAAAGTAGAATGGTCACTGGGTCTGTGAGCAGTTCAAGAAGCAGTGAGATGTTATCAAAGATTTGTGGGAATCCCCAGGAATACATATAcacggaaaaaaaaaag GATCGACCATTATCAGCCCGAGAAAGGAGGCGATTAAAGCAGTCCCAGGAAGAGATGTTCCCCTCAGGTGAAG GCCCTTCAGTGAGACCGTCTCTGAGTGCACCGGGGCCAGGGAAACTGCAGCAGGAAAGCCAACCCATCCCTGCCCGACAGTTCTCTTCTGACTGCAGCATCACCCAGGTGCCTTGCACCCTCCAAAGGGGAAAATTGGACATGTCTGCGTGTGGGAATCCTAATACA GAAAGGAAACTGATTCATTGCCTGTCTGAAGATGAGTTAAGTTCTTCTACAAGTTCAACCGATAAGTCAGATGGGGATTCCAGGGAAGG gaaaagtcATACAAATGAAATGAGTGACTTGGTACAATTGATGACTGAGACCCTTAAATTGGATTCTAAAGAGAGCTGTGAAGATCTCCCATCACCAAATCCAGTGTCAGAATTCAAACTTCATCGAAAGTATCGGGACACGCTGGTGCTTCATGGAAAAGTTGCAGAAGAGACAGAGGAACTCCAATTTAAAGAGCTGCCTTCAG CTGTCATGCCGGGTTCTGAAAAGATCAGGAGAATAGTTGAAGTCTTGAGAGCGGATGTCATCAGGGGCTTGGGAGTTCAGCTTTTAGAGCAGGTATATGATCTTTTAGAAGAGGAGGATGAATTGGAGAGAGAG
- the Nek4 gene encoding serine/threonine-protein kinase Nek4 isoform X3 encodes MPLAAYCYVRVVGKGSYGEVTLVKHRRDGRQYVIKKLNLRNASSRERRAAEQEAQLLSQLKHPNIVTYKESWEGGDGLLYIVMGFCEGGDLYRKLKEQKGQLLPESQVVEWFVQIAMALQYLHEKHILHRDLKTQNVFLTRTNIIKVGDLGIARVLENHCDMASTLIGTPYYMSPELFSNRPYNYKSDVWALGCCVYEMATLKHAFNAKDMNSLVYRIIEGKLPPMPRVYSPELAELIRTMLSKRPEERPSVRSILRQPYIKRQISVFLEATKAKTSKNNIKNGDSKSKPVTTVVSRKAESNHEVIHLQPHSAEDSKTYVMSEDKCLLQKKPVVIDPLKPPAGLKDHTGKLDMSNTAESLATISRVNIDILPAERRDSMNDGLVQKNQPRLLDVSSEHEGKGSISQVKEESLQDNAKSTAHPESPIPTLSSDSGSGEGSEPVKLLQPLNKDSKPKDQDQLGGECIMEKQGTIHAGLQPHNSGSEPSLSRHRRQKKREQTEHSGGKSQFQQAPPQLLPSHPTVGKVAIISTQQNAVNQSRMVTGSVSSSRSSEMLSKICGNPQEYIYTEKKKDRPLSARERRRLKQSQEEMFPSGEGPSVRPSLSAPGPGKLQQESQPIPARQFSSDCSITQERKLIHCLSEDELSSSTSSTDKSDGDSREGKSHTNEMSDLVQLMTETLKLDSKESCEDLPSPNPVSEFKLHRKYRDTLVLHGKVAEETEELQFKELPSAVMPGSEKIRRIVEVLRADVIRGLGVQLLEQVYDLLEEEDELEREVRLQEHMGEKYTTYSVKARQLKFFEENVKF; translated from the exons ATGCCCCTGGCCGCCTACTGCTACGTGCGTGTCGTGGGCAAAGGCAGCTACGGGGAGGTGACGCTCGTGAAACACCGGCGGGACGGCAGGCAG TATGTCATCAAAAAACTGAACCTCCGAAACGCCTCCAGCCGAGAGCGGCGAGCTGCTGAACAGGAAGCTCAGCTCTTGTCTCAACTGAAGCACCCCAACATTGTCACCTACAAAGAGTCATGGGAGGGAGGAGATGGCCTGCTCTACATTGTCATGGGCTTCTGTGAAGGAGGTGATCTGTACCGGAAGCTCAAGGAGCAAAAAGGGCAACTTCTGCCTGAGAGTCAGGTGGTAGAATGGTTTGTACAGATCGCCATGGCTTTGCAG TATTTACATGAGAAACACATCCTTCATCGAGATCTGAAAACTCAAAATGTCTTTCTAACAAGAACAAACATCATCAAAGTGGGTGATCTAGGAATTGCTCGCGTGTTAGAAAACCACTGTGACATGGCAAGCACCCTCATTGGCACACCCTATTATATGAGCCCTGAATTGTTCTCAAACAGGCCCTACAACTATAAG TCTGATGTTTGGGCTTTGGGATGCTGTGTCTATGAAATGGCTACCCTGAAGCATGCTTTCAATGCAAAAGACATGAATTCTTTAGTTTATCGGATTATTGAAGGAAAG ctgCCACCAATGCCAAGAGTTTATAGCCCAGAGCTGGCAGAACTGATCAGAACAATGCTGAGCAAAAGACCTGAAGAAAGACCCTCTGTGAGGAGCATCCTGAGGCAACCTTATATAAAACGCCAAATCTCTGTGTTTTTGGAGGCTACGAAAGC AAAAACCtccaaaaataacattaaaaatggtGACTCTAAATCCAAGCCTGTTACTACCGTGGTTTCCAGGAAGGCAGAATCAAATCATGAAGTAATCCATCTCCAACCACATTCTGCTGAGGATTCCAAGACATATGTAATg AGTGAAGATAAATGTTTGTTGCAAAAGAAACCAGTGGTCATTGATCCCTTGAAACCACCTGCTGGTCTGAAAGACCACACTGGCAAACTGGACATGAGCAATACTGCAGAGTCACTAGCCACAATCAGTAGGGTAAATATTGACATCTTACCTGCAGAAAGAAGAGACTCCATGAATGATGGCCTAGTTCAGAAGAATCAACCAAGACTCTTAGATGTCTCTAGTGAGCATGAAGGTAAAGGCAGTATTTCTCAAGTGAAGGAGGAAAGTCTTCAGGATAATGCTAAATCTACTGCTCATCCTGAAAGCCCGATTCCCACATTGTCCTCTGATAGTGGCAGTGGGGAAGGGAGTGAACCAGTGAAGCTGTTGCAGCCTCTAAACAAAGACTCAAAGCCAAAGGACCAG GATCAACTTGGTGGTGAATGTATTATGGAGAAACAGGGCACAATCCATGCAGGTTTACAGCCACACAACTCTGGATCTGAACCTTCCCTGTCTCGACATCGAcggcagaagaaaagagaacagacTGAACACAGTGGGGGAAAGAGCCAG TTCCAACAGGCACCTCCTCAACTTTTGCCTTCTCATCCCACTGTTGGAAAAGTGGCTATCATATCAACACAACAAAATGCTGTAAACCAAAGTAGAATGGTCACTGGGTCTGTGAGCAGTTCAAGAAGCAGTGAGATGTTATCAAAGATTTGTGGGAATCCCCAGGAATACATATAcacggaaaaaaaaaag GATCGACCATTATCAGCCCGAGAAAGGAGGCGATTAAAGCAGTCCCAGGAAGAGATGTTCCCCTCAGGTGAAG GCCCTTCAGTGAGACCGTCTCTGAGTGCACCGGGGCCAGGGAAACTGCAGCAGGAAAGCCAACCCATCCCTGCCCGACAGTTCTCTTCTGACTGCAGCATCACCCAG GAAAGGAAACTGATTCATTGCCTGTCTGAAGATGAGTTAAGTTCTTCTACAAGTTCAACCGATAAGTCAGATGGGGATTCCAGGGAAGG gaaaagtcATACAAATGAAATGAGTGACTTGGTACAATTGATGACTGAGACCCTTAAATTGGATTCTAAAGAGAGCTGTGAAGATCTCCCATCACCAAATCCAGTGTCAGAATTCAAACTTCATCGAAAGTATCGGGACACGCTGGTGCTTCATGGAAAAGTTGCAGAAGAGACAGAGGAACTCCAATTTAAAGAGCTGCCTTCAG CTGTCATGCCGGGTTCTGAAAAGATCAGGAGAATAGTTGAAGTCTTGAGAGCGGATGTCATCAGGGGCTTGGGAGTTCAGCTTTTAGAGCAGGTATATGATCTTTTAGAAGAGGAGGATGAATTGGAGAGAGAG
- the Nek4 gene encoding serine/threonine-protein kinase Nek4 isoform X2 — translation MPLAAYCYVRVVGKGSYGEVTLVKHRRDGRQYVIKKLNLRNASSRERRAAEQEAQLLSQLKHPNIVTYKESWEGGDGLLYIVMGFCEGGDLYRKLKEQKGQLLPESQVVEWFVQIAMALQYLHEKHILHRDLKTQNVFLTRTNIIKVGDLGIARVLENHCDMASTLIGTPYYMSPELFSNRPYNYKSDVWALGCCVYEMATLKHAFNAKDMNSLVYRIIEGKLPPMPRVYSPELAELIRTMLSKRPEERPSVRSILRQPYIKRQISVFLEATKAKTSKNNIKNGDSKSKPVTTVVSRKAESNHEVIHLQPHSAEDSKTYVMSEDKCLLQKKPVVIDPLKPPAGLKDHTGKLDMSNTAESLATISRVNIDILPAERRDSMNDGLVQKNQPRLLDVSSEHEGKGSISQVKEESLQDNAKSTAHPESPIPTLSSDSGSGEGSEPVKLLQPLNKDSKPKDQDQLGGECIMEKQGTIHAGLQPHNSGSEPSLSRHRRQKKREQTEHSGGKSQFQQAPPQLLPSHPTVGKVAIISTQQNAVNQSRMVTGSVSSSRSSEMLSKICGNPQEYIYTEKKKDRPLSARERRRLKQSQEEMFPSGPSVRPSLSAPGPGKLQQESQPIPARQFSSDCSITQVPCTLQRGKLDMSACGNPNTERKLIHCLSEDELSSSTSSTDKSDGDSREGKSHTNEMSDLVQLMTETLKLDSKESCEDLPSPNPVSEFKLHRKYRDTLVLHGKVAEETEELQFKELPSAVMPGSEKIRRIVEVLRADVIRGLGVQLLEQVYDLLEEEDELEREVRLQEHMGEKYTTYSVKARQLKFFEENVKF, via the exons ATGCCCCTGGCCGCCTACTGCTACGTGCGTGTCGTGGGCAAAGGCAGCTACGGGGAGGTGACGCTCGTGAAACACCGGCGGGACGGCAGGCAG TATGTCATCAAAAAACTGAACCTCCGAAACGCCTCCAGCCGAGAGCGGCGAGCTGCTGAACAGGAAGCTCAGCTCTTGTCTCAACTGAAGCACCCCAACATTGTCACCTACAAAGAGTCATGGGAGGGAGGAGATGGCCTGCTCTACATTGTCATGGGCTTCTGTGAAGGAGGTGATCTGTACCGGAAGCTCAAGGAGCAAAAAGGGCAACTTCTGCCTGAGAGTCAGGTGGTAGAATGGTTTGTACAGATCGCCATGGCTTTGCAG TATTTACATGAGAAACACATCCTTCATCGAGATCTGAAAACTCAAAATGTCTTTCTAACAAGAACAAACATCATCAAAGTGGGTGATCTAGGAATTGCTCGCGTGTTAGAAAACCACTGTGACATGGCAAGCACCCTCATTGGCACACCCTATTATATGAGCCCTGAATTGTTCTCAAACAGGCCCTACAACTATAAG TCTGATGTTTGGGCTTTGGGATGCTGTGTCTATGAAATGGCTACCCTGAAGCATGCTTTCAATGCAAAAGACATGAATTCTTTAGTTTATCGGATTATTGAAGGAAAG ctgCCACCAATGCCAAGAGTTTATAGCCCAGAGCTGGCAGAACTGATCAGAACAATGCTGAGCAAAAGACCTGAAGAAAGACCCTCTGTGAGGAGCATCCTGAGGCAACCTTATATAAAACGCCAAATCTCTGTGTTTTTGGAGGCTACGAAAGC AAAAACCtccaaaaataacattaaaaatggtGACTCTAAATCCAAGCCTGTTACTACCGTGGTTTCCAGGAAGGCAGAATCAAATCATGAAGTAATCCATCTCCAACCACATTCTGCTGAGGATTCCAAGACATATGTAATg AGTGAAGATAAATGTTTGTTGCAAAAGAAACCAGTGGTCATTGATCCCTTGAAACCACCTGCTGGTCTGAAAGACCACACTGGCAAACTGGACATGAGCAATACTGCAGAGTCACTAGCCACAATCAGTAGGGTAAATATTGACATCTTACCTGCAGAAAGAAGAGACTCCATGAATGATGGCCTAGTTCAGAAGAATCAACCAAGACTCTTAGATGTCTCTAGTGAGCATGAAGGTAAAGGCAGTATTTCTCAAGTGAAGGAGGAAAGTCTTCAGGATAATGCTAAATCTACTGCTCATCCTGAAAGCCCGATTCCCACATTGTCCTCTGATAGTGGCAGTGGGGAAGGGAGTGAACCAGTGAAGCTGTTGCAGCCTCTAAACAAAGACTCAAAGCCAAAGGACCAG GATCAACTTGGTGGTGAATGTATTATGGAGAAACAGGGCACAATCCATGCAGGTTTACAGCCACACAACTCTGGATCTGAACCTTCCCTGTCTCGACATCGAcggcagaagaaaagagaacagacTGAACACAGTGGGGGAAAGAGCCAG TTCCAACAGGCACCTCCTCAACTTTTGCCTTCTCATCCCACTGTTGGAAAAGTGGCTATCATATCAACACAACAAAATGCTGTAAACCAAAGTAGAATGGTCACTGGGTCTGTGAGCAGTTCAAGAAGCAGTGAGATGTTATCAAAGATTTGTGGGAATCCCCAGGAATACATATAcacggaaaaaaaaaag GATCGACCATTATCAGCCCGAGAAAGGAGGCGATTAAAGCAGTCCCAGGAAGAGATGTTCCCCTCAG GCCCTTCAGTGAGACCGTCTCTGAGTGCACCGGGGCCAGGGAAACTGCAGCAGGAAAGCCAACCCATCCCTGCCCGACAGTTCTCTTCTGACTGCAGCATCACCCAGGTGCCTTGCACCCTCCAAAGGGGAAAATTGGACATGTCTGCGTGTGGGAATCCTAATACA GAAAGGAAACTGATTCATTGCCTGTCTGAAGATGAGTTAAGTTCTTCTACAAGTTCAACCGATAAGTCAGATGGGGATTCCAGGGAAGG gaaaagtcATACAAATGAAATGAGTGACTTGGTACAATTGATGACTGAGACCCTTAAATTGGATTCTAAAGAGAGCTGTGAAGATCTCCCATCACCAAATCCAGTGTCAGAATTCAAACTTCATCGAAAGTATCGGGACACGCTGGTGCTTCATGGAAAAGTTGCAGAAGAGACAGAGGAACTCCAATTTAAAGAGCTGCCTTCAG CTGTCATGCCGGGTTCTGAAAAGATCAGGAGAATAGTTGAAGTCTTGAGAGCGGATGTCATCAGGGGCTTGGGAGTTCAGCTTTTAGAGCAGGTATATGATCTTTTAGAAGAGGAGGATGAATTGGAGAGAGAG
- the Nek4 gene encoding serine/threonine-protein kinase Nek4 isoform X4 — protein MPLAAYCYVRVVGKGSYGEVTLVKHRRDGRQYVIKKLNLRNASSRERRAAEQEAQLLSQLKHPNIVTYKESWEGGDGLLYIVMGFCEGGDLYRKLKEQKGQLLPESQVVEWFVQIAMALQYLHEKHILHRDLKTQNVFLTRTNIIKVGDLGIARVLENHCDMASTLIGTPYYMSPELFSNRPYNYKSDVWALGCCVYEMATLKHAFNAKDMNSLVYRIIEGKLPPMPRVYSPELAELIRTMLSKRPEERPSVRSILRQPYIKRQISVFLEATKAKTSKNNIKNGDSKSKPVTTVVSRKAESNHEVIHLQPHSAEDSKTYVMSEDKCLLQKKPVVIDPLKPPAGLKDHTGKLDMSNTAESLATISRVNIDILPAERRDSMNDGLVQKNQPRLLDVSSEHEGKGSISQVKEESLQDNAKSTAHPESPIPTLSSDSGSGEGSEPVKLLQPLNKDSKPKDQDQLGGECIMEKQGTIHAGLQPHNSGSEPSLSRHRRQKKREQTEHSGGKSQFQQAPPQLLPSHPTVGKVAIISTQQNAVNQSRMVTGSVSSSRSSEMLSKICGNPQEYIYTEKKKDRPLSARERRRLKQSQEEMFPSGPSVRPSLSAPGPGKLQQESQPIPARQFSSDCSITQERKLIHCLSEDELSSSTSSTDKSDGDSREGKSHTNEMSDLVQLMTETLKLDSKESCEDLPSPNPVSEFKLHRKYRDTLVLHGKVAEETEELQFKELPSAVMPGSEKIRRIVEVLRADVIRGLGVQLLEQVYDLLEEEDELEREVRLQEHMGEKYTTYSVKARQLKFFEENVKF, from the exons ATGCCCCTGGCCGCCTACTGCTACGTGCGTGTCGTGGGCAAAGGCAGCTACGGGGAGGTGACGCTCGTGAAACACCGGCGGGACGGCAGGCAG TATGTCATCAAAAAACTGAACCTCCGAAACGCCTCCAGCCGAGAGCGGCGAGCTGCTGAACAGGAAGCTCAGCTCTTGTCTCAACTGAAGCACCCCAACATTGTCACCTACAAAGAGTCATGGGAGGGAGGAGATGGCCTGCTCTACATTGTCATGGGCTTCTGTGAAGGAGGTGATCTGTACCGGAAGCTCAAGGAGCAAAAAGGGCAACTTCTGCCTGAGAGTCAGGTGGTAGAATGGTTTGTACAGATCGCCATGGCTTTGCAG TATTTACATGAGAAACACATCCTTCATCGAGATCTGAAAACTCAAAATGTCTTTCTAACAAGAACAAACATCATCAAAGTGGGTGATCTAGGAATTGCTCGCGTGTTAGAAAACCACTGTGACATGGCAAGCACCCTCATTGGCACACCCTATTATATGAGCCCTGAATTGTTCTCAAACAGGCCCTACAACTATAAG TCTGATGTTTGGGCTTTGGGATGCTGTGTCTATGAAATGGCTACCCTGAAGCATGCTTTCAATGCAAAAGACATGAATTCTTTAGTTTATCGGATTATTGAAGGAAAG ctgCCACCAATGCCAAGAGTTTATAGCCCAGAGCTGGCAGAACTGATCAGAACAATGCTGAGCAAAAGACCTGAAGAAAGACCCTCTGTGAGGAGCATCCTGAGGCAACCTTATATAAAACGCCAAATCTCTGTGTTTTTGGAGGCTACGAAAGC AAAAACCtccaaaaataacattaaaaatggtGACTCTAAATCCAAGCCTGTTACTACCGTGGTTTCCAGGAAGGCAGAATCAAATCATGAAGTAATCCATCTCCAACCACATTCTGCTGAGGATTCCAAGACATATGTAATg AGTGAAGATAAATGTTTGTTGCAAAAGAAACCAGTGGTCATTGATCCCTTGAAACCACCTGCTGGTCTGAAAGACCACACTGGCAAACTGGACATGAGCAATACTGCAGAGTCACTAGCCACAATCAGTAGGGTAAATATTGACATCTTACCTGCAGAAAGAAGAGACTCCATGAATGATGGCCTAGTTCAGAAGAATCAACCAAGACTCTTAGATGTCTCTAGTGAGCATGAAGGTAAAGGCAGTATTTCTCAAGTGAAGGAGGAAAGTCTTCAGGATAATGCTAAATCTACTGCTCATCCTGAAAGCCCGATTCCCACATTGTCCTCTGATAGTGGCAGTGGGGAAGGGAGTGAACCAGTGAAGCTGTTGCAGCCTCTAAACAAAGACTCAAAGCCAAAGGACCAG GATCAACTTGGTGGTGAATGTATTATGGAGAAACAGGGCACAATCCATGCAGGTTTACAGCCACACAACTCTGGATCTGAACCTTCCCTGTCTCGACATCGAcggcagaagaaaagagaacagacTGAACACAGTGGGGGAAAGAGCCAG TTCCAACAGGCACCTCCTCAACTTTTGCCTTCTCATCCCACTGTTGGAAAAGTGGCTATCATATCAACACAACAAAATGCTGTAAACCAAAGTAGAATGGTCACTGGGTCTGTGAGCAGTTCAAGAAGCAGTGAGATGTTATCAAAGATTTGTGGGAATCCCCAGGAATACATATAcacggaaaaaaaaaag GATCGACCATTATCAGCCCGAGAAAGGAGGCGATTAAAGCAGTCCCAGGAAGAGATGTTCCCCTCAG GCCCTTCAGTGAGACCGTCTCTGAGTGCACCGGGGCCAGGGAAACTGCAGCAGGAAAGCCAACCCATCCCTGCCCGACAGTTCTCTTCTGACTGCAGCATCACCCAG GAAAGGAAACTGATTCATTGCCTGTCTGAAGATGAGTTAAGTTCTTCTACAAGTTCAACCGATAAGTCAGATGGGGATTCCAGGGAAGG gaaaagtcATACAAATGAAATGAGTGACTTGGTACAATTGATGACTGAGACCCTTAAATTGGATTCTAAAGAGAGCTGTGAAGATCTCCCATCACCAAATCCAGTGTCAGAATTCAAACTTCATCGAAAGTATCGGGACACGCTGGTGCTTCATGGAAAAGTTGCAGAAGAGACAGAGGAACTCCAATTTAAAGAGCTGCCTTCAG CTGTCATGCCGGGTTCTGAAAAGATCAGGAGAATAGTTGAAGTCTTGAGAGCGGATGTCATCAGGGGCTTGGGAGTTCAGCTTTTAGAGCAGGTATATGATCTTTTAGAAGAGGAGGATGAATTGGAGAGAGAG